In Lentibacillus amyloliquefaciens, one DNA window encodes the following:
- a CDS encoding type II CAAX endopeptidase family protein — protein MKMENFSFSHLFLYFLLVSFFLFVSGNIGRFLIENQGMNRQAGMLLQGVIFTGLTLAVIYILKRKNPDVIKNIGMKGVHSKSKFIVGVSLPFILLITGIATAYLFGGIDNVSLNLTTNVVMAVLINSIIAFLYEAFPEEVFIRGLIFNELNKKFRFIISLVLQPLIFVCVPIVVMALSSIFFGNPFAVTLDYLILLISFGIALQLYRKYTGSLWMSMIFHVIYLEVARYI, from the coding sequence ATGAAGATGGAAAATTTTAGTTTTAGCCATTTATTTTTGTATTTCTTACTGGTGTCTTTTTTTCTTTTTGTTTCCGGTAATATTGGACGTTTTTTGATAGAAAATCAAGGTATGAACCGGCAAGCAGGTATGCTACTCCAAGGTGTAATATTTACAGGATTAACGCTTGCAGTGATATATATTCTTAAGAGAAAAAATCCAGACGTGATAAAAAATATTGGGATGAAGGGTGTTCATTCAAAATCGAAATTCATCGTAGGGGTATCTTTGCCCTTTATATTACTGATCACAGGAATTGCGACAGCATATCTATTTGGTGGTATAGACAATGTCAGTCTAAATTTAACAACAAATGTTGTAATGGCCGTGTTAATTAATTCAATCATTGCATTTTTGTATGAGGCATTCCCGGAAGAAGTCTTTATCCGCGGACTTATATTTAACGAGTTGAATAAGAAGTTTCGTTTTATCATCTCGTTGGTATTACAACCGTTAATCTTTGTCTGTGTACCGATTGTAGTGATGGCACTGTCGTCAATATTCTTTGGTAATCCATTTGCAGTAACGCTGGATTATCTCATATTACTCATTTCATTTGGCATTGCTTTACAATTGTACAGAAAGTATACAGGTTCACTGTGGATGAGTATGATCTTTCATGTCATATATTTAGAGGTAGCAAGATATATATAG
- a CDS encoding ABC transporter permease — protein sequence MSNFWITVRHTVSQRIQSKAFLWSTVIMMLLVIGMVNANNIMSAFSNDESGESPSTIAVVDNTNSDDAMAEMLEAYEEGTYDYQHYTDGNREDALEAARNEAYDFVLTLNGDAANLEVEFFGGGSDHMAGQEVNQDVQRIKKSVVTNQLDLNEEELAMINAPVSFTAESLIEGEEVRTEETDRQAYWMVYGLVFVIYLIVITLGSIIATEVATEKSSRVMEIIVSSVNPIVQMFGKLVGIGIVGLINLASLVIAGIIGFMISGDDMLQSILSGVTDVSLLLYAFFFIVLGYFVYGGIAAMLGALVSRAEEVNQAIQPLVFLAMIAFFIAIFGLNTPDSTFIQILSYIPFFTPQLLFLRIGMGTVPIWEVILIIGILILSAVLINILAARIYKGGVLMYGKFSFKNGIKQALTMSEKEN from the coding sequence ATGAGTAATTTTTGGATTACTGTCAGACATACGGTTAGCCAACGAATCCAGTCAAAGGCTTTTTTATGGTCAACTGTCATCATGATGCTGCTTGTAATCGGAATGGTAAATGCAAATAACATTATGTCAGCCTTTTCAAATGATGAAAGCGGGGAAAGCCCGTCGACTATTGCTGTTGTCGATAATACAAATAGTGATGATGCGATGGCTGAGATGCTTGAAGCTTACGAAGAAGGAACATATGATTATCAGCACTATACGGATGGAAATCGGGAAGATGCTTTAGAAGCAGCAAGAAACGAAGCATATGATTTCGTACTGACACTGAATGGAGATGCGGCCAATTTGGAGGTGGAATTTTTTGGCGGCGGAAGTGATCACATGGCAGGCCAGGAAGTAAACCAGGATGTACAGCGCATAAAAAAATCCGTCGTTACGAATCAACTTGATTTAAATGAAGAAGAACTTGCTATGATTAATGCCCCTGTTTCTTTTACGGCAGAGTCCCTGATAGAGGGTGAGGAAGTGCGAACTGAGGAAACAGACAGGCAAGCTTATTGGATGGTTTATGGCCTTGTGTTTGTTATTTATCTTATCGTCATTACCCTCGGTTCGATCATTGCAACGGAAGTCGCCACGGAGAAATCATCCCGGGTAATGGAGATCATTGTTTCCAGCGTAAACCCAATTGTGCAAATGTTTGGCAAGTTAGTGGGGATTGGGATTGTTGGTCTCATTAATCTAGCGTCTTTAGTCATTGCTGGAATCATAGGGTTTATGATAAGTGGTGATGATATGCTTCAATCTATCCTAAGTGGCGTCACCGATGTGTCACTGTTGTTATATGCATTCTTCTTTATTGTTCTCGGATATTTTGTGTACGGCGGTATTGCCGCGATGCTTGGAGCCCTTGTAAGCCGCGCAGAAGAAGTCAACCAGGCCATTCAGCCATTGGTCTTTCTGGCCATGATCGCCTTTTTTATCGCTATCTTTGGATTAAACACACCGGATAGTACGTTTATTCAAATTTTGTCTTATATTCCTTTTTTCACGCCGCAGCTTTTATTCCTGCGAATTGGAATGGGAACTGTGCCTATATGGGAAGTCATTTTGATTATTGGCATATTAATACTGAGTGCTGTCCTCATTAATATTCTTGCGGCACGTATATACAAAGGCGGCGTGTTGATGTACGGCAAGTTTTCATTCAAGAACGGAATAAAACAGGCGCTCACCATGTCTGAAAAAGAAAACTAA
- a CDS encoding ABC transporter ATP-binding protein has product MNAMHTLTCKNIVRQVGNDFTLGPINLEIPTGTVTAVIGNNGAGKTTFFQALSGDYPGEGETNILGYNSHHIEGKASFSYVPQSFPEFHPFRLQQLRDFQAAHDETWNEALFQLYIQQFKLPMNKRIQDLSVGMQRKAVIALQLSRETSFLLLDEPFAGLDMEGQTQFEKILLSKMEGNPQCSIVFATHVASEVGRLADFVVIMKHGKASTPIEKDTLRQQWKRIWLTKPMEDMEDAPGVKKVLTEPALQIITNNAPETETWLANRGAEVVKRTTLDLYESLPLILNEERNTFEMEKERGVISDDIND; this is encoded by the coding sequence ATGAACGCTATGCATACGCTCACGTGTAAAAACATTGTCAGACAAGTAGGGAATGATTTCACTCTTGGTCCAATTAATCTGGAAATACCAACAGGCACCGTTACAGCAGTGATCGGGAATAATGGTGCGGGGAAAACAACCTTCTTTCAGGCGTTAAGTGGGGATTATCCTGGAGAAGGAGAAACGAATATTCTTGGCTACAACAGTCATCATATAGAAGGGAAAGCTTCCTTCAGTTATGTACCGCAATCCTTTCCGGAATTTCACCCTTTTCGTTTACAGCAATTACGTGATTTTCAAGCTGCTCATGATGAGACCTGGAACGAAGCTCTCTTTCAATTGTACATTCAGCAGTTTAAACTGCCAATGAATAAAAGAATTCAAGATCTTTCCGTTGGAATGCAGCGAAAAGCAGTTATTGCCTTGCAACTCAGTCGTGAAACGTCATTTCTTCTCCTTGATGAACCGTTCGCGGGTTTAGATATGGAAGGGCAGACTCAGTTTGAGAAAATACTTCTTTCCAAAATGGAGGGAAATCCTCAATGCAGCATTGTTTTTGCCACCCATGTTGCCAGTGAGGTAGGTCGTCTCGCCGATTTCGTTGTGATTATGAAACATGGAAAAGCATCCACTCCTATCGAAAAAGACACGCTTAGACAACAGTGGAAACGAATCTGGCTGACAAAACCAATGGAAGATATGGAGGATGCCCCGGGTGTGAAGAAGGTTCTGACAGAGCCCGCGCTTCAAATTATTACAAATAATGCACCAGAAACGGAGACATGGTTAGCAAACAGAGGAGCAGAAGTGGTGAAACGAACCACCTTAGATCTCTATGAATCTCTTCCGCTCATTCTTAACGAAGAAAGGAACACTTTCGAAATGGAAAAAGAAAGGGGAGTAATATCGGATGACATTAATGATTGA
- a CDS encoding DUF4825 domain-containing protein: MFKFSSFLILIILIVSGCSKANGAGDMFKYKDSYVGDNSAVGNIANQLQGAEHLKGFELETKEKPYGVILNYDWSESEQNYKKAAVFNATFLFTLVQNADWITFNFDNQEYKITKENLQNWYGEDFSELKNKDDLKELAQKHLENEDKVNQLFE; this comes from the coding sequence ATGTTTAAATTCTCATCTTTTTTAATACTGATAATTTTGATTGTAAGCGGGTGTAGTAAAGCAAACGGAGCAGGAGATATGTTCAAATATAAGGACTCGTATGTCGGAGATAACAGTGCGGTAGGGAACATCGCAAATCAATTGCAAGGCGCGGAACATTTAAAAGGGTTCGAACTTGAAACAAAAGAGAAACCGTATGGAGTTATTTTAAATTACGATTGGTCGGAATCAGAACAAAACTATAAAAAAGCAGCGGTTTTTAACGCTACATTTTTATTTACTTTAGTTCAGAATGCAGATTGGATAACGTTTAATTTTGATAATCAGGAATACAAAATAACGAAAGAAAACCTGCAAAATTGGTATGGAGAAGATTTTAGTGAATTGAAAAATAAGGATGATCTGAAGGAACTTGCACAAAAACATCTGGAGAATGAAGATAAGGTGAATCAGTTATTTGAGTAA
- a CDS encoding transposase, whose product MHSPKQNHVQPSMFQYIDMEDLVPEHHILRRVKDVIDFSAVHDWVKPLYSEKTGRPSTNAELVVRLIVLEYLFNHSERELFETFPMHAGYLWFCGLDFESSLPDRTTLVKTRALWRRHGIFDDTMMQVVNQCIASGLVRPDVHAGVDGTQVRANASIHSLEEIELAPVQTIEDQSDQLQENTSHEDFHGKTFSNQTHRSTTDPDARLYKKSKGQEAHPRYLVHNLAAVRFQHPQTHIQTLSGDKTYGTPAYLAYLISQGIIPLVSLRNHELEEIPTWQRKTHNPEQQRKRQEKADEVRTKNQAKQVQIDGKYQDIQNKRVQCEHGFAEAKTVHGLDRANSRGLDCMQEQALCTAIVQNLKKLSRFKGKRPRTGVSACAETKNRDERNHDNHFISFIFKRIREKFGSLYASLVDEKL is encoded by the coding sequence ATGCATTCACCAAAGCAAAATCACGTTCAACCCAGCATGTTTCAATATATTGATATGGAGGATCTCGTTCCCGAGCACCACATCCTGAGAAGGGTGAAAGATGTGATTGACTTTTCAGCCGTTCATGATTGGGTAAAACCCCTCTACTCCGAAAAAACAGGCCGACCATCTACAAATGCTGAATTGGTCGTGCGGCTGATTGTACTGGAGTATCTATTTAATCACTCGGAACGGGAACTGTTTGAAACATTCCCCATGCATGCAGGCTACCTATGGTTTTGCGGCCTGGATTTTGAGTCTTCTCTTCCCGATCGGACCACACTTGTTAAGACAAGAGCACTTTGGCGTCGCCACGGTATTTTTGATGATACCATGATGCAAGTCGTTAATCAGTGCATTGCTTCCGGCCTCGTTCGCCCAGATGTTCATGCCGGTGTGGACGGCACACAAGTGCGTGCGAACGCGTCCATCCACAGTCTGGAAGAAATAGAGCTGGCCCCAGTTCAAACCATTGAAGATCAATCGGATCAGCTTCAGGAAAATACCAGCCATGAGGACTTTCATGGCAAAACGTTTTCGAATCAAACCCATCGGAGTACGACAGACCCGGATGCCCGACTGTACAAGAAGAGTAAAGGTCAGGAAGCCCATCCGCGTTACCTTGTGCACAACTTGGCAGCCGTTCGTTTTCAGCATCCGCAAACCCATATACAGACGTTGTCAGGTGACAAGACTTATGGCACACCGGCGTATTTGGCATATCTGATTTCTCAAGGCATCATTCCTTTAGTTTCATTGCGAAATCATGAATTGGAAGAGATCCCGACTTGGCAAAGGAAAACCCACAATCCAGAGCAGCAGCGAAAACGTCAGGAAAAAGCAGATGAAGTCAGGACTAAAAATCAAGCAAAACAAGTCCAGATTGACGGCAAATATCAAGACATCCAGAATAAGCGTGTCCAGTGTGAACATGGTTTCGCCGAAGCTAAAACAGTACATGGGCTGGATCGTGCCAACAGCAGAGGGCTGGACTGTATGCAGGAACAAGCACTCTGTACCGCCATCGTTCAAAATCTTAAGAAGTTAAGCCGGTTCAAAGGTAAAAGGCCCAGGACCGGTGTTTCAGCATGCGCTGAAACGAAAAATCGGGATGAAAGAAACCACGACAATCACTTTATTTCCTTTATTTTTAAGAGAATCCGGGAAAAATTCGGATCTTTGTACGCATCTTTGGTGGATGAAAAACTATAA
- a CDS encoding ABC transporter permease, with amino-acid sequence MMVELMKLELKQIKMRTYIKTAILISIVMMGFIYLFAYAPKLEPNDPDLLIFSGYTNVVKLYGVVHMTAFSILASVMYSRFIIDGYSGQRLILLFSYPIRRQKILLVKLAVVFLFISLSMAACNLIVFSTFGITELIYPIVEETITTAFIQDAIITTFIMATLTGSISIVATGIGFIKKSIPAALISAIILSSLSCNVVAYSLPDYDASVIMTIIAMMAAALTIMLLIYNVNHMEVE; translated from the coding sequence ATGATGGTCGAATTAATGAAACTTGAATTAAAGCAAATCAAAATGCGTACCTATATCAAGACAGCTATCCTTATTTCAATCGTTATGATGGGATTTATCTATTTATTTGCATATGCACCAAAACTTGAACCGAATGATCCTGACTTATTGATTTTCTCTGGATACACGAATGTTGTGAAATTATATGGGGTTGTCCATATGACAGCATTTTCCATCCTTGCTTCTGTCATGTATTCACGTTTTATCATTGATGGATATTCAGGTCAGCGCTTAATCTTACTTTTCTCTTATCCAATCAGACGTCAAAAGATTCTTCTGGTGAAATTGGCTGTTGTTTTTTTATTCATCTCCTTGTCAATGGCAGCATGTAACCTCATTGTATTTTCAACGTTTGGAATCACCGAATTAATATATCCTATTGTAGAAGAAACAATCACAACGGCTTTTATACAAGATGCCATTATAACAACTTTTATCATGGCTACTTTAACTGGGTCAATAAGCATTGTAGCGACAGGAATAGGATTTATCAAAAAATCCATACCTGCTGCACTTATATCCGCAATTATTTTGTCATCCCTGTCCTGTAACGTTGTTGCGTATTCCTTGCCTGATTACGATGCCTCCGTGATTATGACTATAATAGCAATGATGGCTGCCGCTTTGACTATTATGTTACTTATTTATAATGTCAATCATATGGAGGTGGAATGA
- a CDS encoding DinB family protein: protein MENHRAKKMYDYHVWANQQVFHHLKQLPERVYNGNVESVFPSVLDVMVHIYVVDITWLETMKESSFQDTVEKVERLRSEASEASIDELKEFYDELSKEYYSYFAEQQNLEQTIITEHPRHGRNEFILADLIHHVVNHGTYHRGNVTAMLRQQGQKGVPTDYVFFLH, encoded by the coding sequence GTGGAAAATCATCGGGCAAAAAAAATGTACGATTACCATGTATGGGCTAACCAGCAAGTGTTCCATCATTTGAAACAACTACCAGAACGCGTTTATAACGGTAATGTTGAAAGCGTCTTCCCATCGGTTTTAGATGTTATGGTACATATTTATGTTGTAGACATTACTTGGTTGGAGACAATGAAAGAAAGCAGTTTTCAGGATACAGTTGAAAAAGTTGAGCGCCTCCGTTCAGAAGCATCAGAGGCATCGATAGATGAGCTCAAGGAATTCTATGATGAATTATCTAAGGAATACTATAGCTATTTTGCAGAGCAGCAGAATCTAGAACAAACCATCATTACTGAACACCCTCGACATGGTCGCAATGAGTTCATACTTGCCGATCTTATTCACCACGTTGTGAACCATGGAACCTACCATCGTGGAAATGTAACCGCGATGCTACGTCAACAAGGTCAAAAAGGCGTACCTACGGATTATGTATTTTTTCTCCATTAA
- the megL gene encoding methionine gamma-lyase, which yields MTKRQNNLETSVIHDGYDSADLLGSLAPPLFQTSTFTFETAEQGERRFAGEEDGYMYSRLGNPTVTVLEEKMAALEKGERGLAFASGMAAVSAILVALTKANDHILCSSGLYGCTFGLLSMMNEKYNISSDFSTMETRDDLRALIRPETACIYVETPINPTMKLIDLEMVAEVACEKGIPVVVDNTFASPYLQRPLELGCDVVLHSATKYIGGHGDVIAGVAVGRKDFLDQVQMTVQKDMGGVMSPFDAWLLIRGLKTLPIRVDRHCDNAEKIDGKLRNHPSVSRVLYPDDAQHPDYHIREKQMKRGGGLISFEIKGTKKEAQQLLNNLNFIKIAVSLGDAETLIQHPATMTHAVVPAASRAEMGITDQLIRLSVGLEAWEDIWEDLEQALDQLK from the coding sequence ATGACAAAACGTCAAAATAATTTGGAGACGTCAGTCATCCATGATGGCTACGATTCCGCGGATTTGCTGGGAAGTCTGGCACCACCGCTGTTTCAGACATCCACATTCACTTTTGAAACAGCTGAACAGGGGGAGCGCCGTTTTGCCGGTGAGGAAGACGGTTATATGTATTCGAGGCTGGGGAATCCGACTGTAACAGTGCTGGAAGAAAAAATGGCTGCATTGGAAAAAGGTGAGCGGGGACTCGCGTTTGCATCAGGAATGGCGGCGGTGTCAGCTATCCTCGTTGCTTTGACGAAAGCAAATGACCACATATTATGCTCCTCAGGTTTATACGGGTGCACATTCGGTTTATTAAGCATGATGAATGAAAAATATAATATTTCGTCTGACTTTTCGACGATGGAAACAAGAGATGATCTGCGCGCACTGATCAGACCGGAAACGGCATGTATTTATGTGGAGACACCAATCAATCCGACTATGAAACTGATTGATCTGGAAATGGTCGCGGAAGTCGCCTGTGAAAAAGGAATTCCGGTCGTTGTTGATAACACGTTTGCTTCACCGTATTTGCAGCGGCCGCTTGAACTGGGGTGTGATGTAGTGCTTCACAGTGCAACCAAATATATAGGCGGACACGGAGATGTCATTGCCGGTGTGGCTGTCGGGCGAAAGGACTTTTTAGATCAGGTGCAGATGACTGTACAGAAGGATATGGGCGGTGTCATGTCGCCGTTTGACGCGTGGCTTCTGATCAGAGGGCTGAAAACGCTGCCGATCCGAGTCGATCGTCATTGTGACAACGCTGAAAAAATTGATGGCAAACTGCGCAACCACCCAAGTGTATCGCGTGTTCTTTATCCGGATGACGCGCAGCACCCCGATTATCATATCCGTGAAAAACAAATGAAACGAGGAGGCGGGCTGATTTCTTTTGAGATTAAGGGGACGAAAAAAGAAGCCCAACAACTCTTGAACAATCTTAATTTTATCAAAATTGCTGTGAGTCTGGGCGATGCGGAAACACTAATCCAGCACCCGGCGACGATGACGCATGCGGTTGTTCCGGCGGCATCCCGGGCGGAAATGGGAATAACCGATCAGCTGATACGTTTATCCGTCGGTCTTGAGGCATGGGAAGATATTTGGGAGGATTTGGAGCAGGCTCTGGACCAATTGAAATGA
- a CDS encoding transposase: MKPVFVPHATYQDFVMNQLREHYSGGILTLVNDDWPVITKLWMTDLSEITKMIGDIYGKRGPAPQDPASMMRSYLLLILTNPTMSVTKWVDELKRVPLYAILSGFEPGNTPGIGTFYDFFARLWGSKKKNRTHKTKSKRSRKRKPKKGKKGGKAPTTTPGRVKRLVEWIIPRLDQKQELPADRLFDFFQSQILTISAKLGLLGDVEQLNVAGDGTPVVTASYTRSKPTCDCRAQGIANCKHPRVYAQPDCDGGWDSSREKYFHGYHLYMINACDSPYDLPLYPRLNRASCHDSVGFIVSWAEFSQRFNSGAIDKILLDAAHDAYAIYEMIDHQQMEPIIDLNKRAKKNLETDSDIQLSPEGVPICPIGKKMKPNGYDHTRHRQKWRCPLACGANNTCETPCSTAKYGRTYHTYTKENRRLFPKLSRETDRWKTIYKSRTSVERSNKREKVDYHLEAGRHRSTMMWYVRIYAIMMCQHIDAWYDHRKDELAFLKQHIFTPAV; the protein is encoded by the coding sequence TTGAAACCAGTTTTTGTACCACACGCAACTTATCAGGATTTCGTGATGAATCAACTCCGGGAGCATTATTCCGGTGGTATCCTGACACTGGTTAATGATGACTGGCCCGTTATCACCAAGCTTTGGATGACGGATCTTTCCGAAATAACGAAGATGATTGGTGACATTTATGGAAAACGAGGCCCAGCTCCCCAAGATCCGGCTTCCATGATGCGTTCCTATCTCCTTCTGATTCTGACGAATCCGACGATGAGCGTTACGAAATGGGTTGATGAGCTTAAACGGGTCCCCCTTTATGCCATCCTAAGCGGTTTTGAACCAGGCAATACTCCCGGGATCGGCACGTTTTACGATTTTTTTGCGCGTCTATGGGGGAGTAAGAAAAAGAATCGAACCCATAAAACCAAAAGTAAAAGAAGCCGTAAACGAAAACCCAAAAAAGGCAAGAAAGGTGGCAAAGCGCCAACAACCACGCCTGGACGTGTCAAAAGGCTGGTCGAATGGATTATTCCTAGACTCGATCAGAAACAGGAACTTCCGGCTGACCGTCTTTTCGATTTCTTTCAATCCCAAATCCTGACGATTTCGGCTAAACTGGGACTCCTCGGGGATGTAGAACAACTGAATGTTGCAGGCGATGGTACACCTGTTGTGACGGCATCCTACACCCGAAGCAAGCCCACTTGTGATTGTCGCGCCCAAGGTATAGCGAACTGCAAGCATCCACGTGTCTACGCCCAGCCCGACTGTGATGGCGGTTGGGACAGCTCACGTGAGAAATACTTTCACGGCTATCATCTTTACATGATCAATGCTTGCGACAGCCCGTATGACTTGCCCTTATATCCGCGTCTGAACAGGGCATCGTGCCACGACTCAGTCGGCTTTATCGTCAGTTGGGCTGAATTTTCGCAGCGGTTCAACTCGGGCGCGATCGACAAGATTCTTTTGGACGCTGCACATGATGCCTATGCCATTTATGAAATGATCGATCACCAGCAAATGGAGCCCATCATCGACCTGAACAAACGGGCCAAAAAGAATTTGGAAACAGACAGCGATATTCAACTATCACCTGAGGGTGTTCCAATCTGCCCGATTGGCAAGAAAATGAAGCCGAATGGCTATGACCATACGCGACACCGGCAAAAATGGCGATGCCCACTGGCGTGCGGGGCAAACAACACATGTGAAACGCCCTGTTCAACTGCCAAATATGGCCGGACGTACCACACATACACCAAAGAAAATAGGCGTCTATTTCCCAAATTATCAAGGGAAACGGACCGATGGAAAACGATCTATAAAAGCCGCACGTCCGTTGAACGCTCCAACAAGCGGGAAAAGGTTGATTACCACCTGGAGGCCGGCAGACATCGCTCCACGATGATGTGGTATGTCCGTATTTACGCTATCATGATGTGTCAGCACATCGATGCCTGGTATGATCACAGAAAGGATGAATTGGCATTTCTTAAACAACACATTTTTACTCCAGCAGTCTAA
- a CDS encoding GntR family transcriptional regulator produces the protein MLPIEVDEDRQEPIYHQIEEQVKALIVSGYLPADTVLPSIRALASELGCSVITTRRAYQNLEQEGYIKTHRGKGTYVQEVEQEKRSQLKEKAVQDALRQAVKTARQHEYTDVEIEKLLKIVLKEER, from the coding sequence GTGCTTCCGATTGAAGTGGATGAAGATCGCCAAGAACCGATCTATCATCAAATCGAAGAACAAGTAAAAGCACTTATTGTGTCCGGGTACTTGCCGGCGGATACAGTCCTTCCGTCGATCCGTGCTCTTGCCAGTGAACTAGGTTGCAGTGTTATTACGACACGGCGGGCGTATCAAAATCTGGAACAAGAGGGTTATATAAAAACGCATCGCGGGAAGGGAACTTATGTTCAAGAAGTAGAGCAGGAGAAGCGGTCCCAATTAAAGGAAAAAGCGGTACAAGATGCATTACGGCAAGCGGTTAAAACTGCTCGCCAACATGAATACACAGATGTGGAGATTGAGAAATTATTGAAAATCGTTTTGAAGGAGGAGAGATGA
- a CDS encoding ABC transporter ATP-binding protein translates to MTLMIDNVKKEFGQHKAVDGVTLTIEKGSMFGMLGANGAGKTTTFRMILGLLDSTEGSVTWKGSPLSYKRTNVIGYLPEERGLYPKLTVKEQLLYLMRLKGMKKHDIIKSLREWLRKFDIEEYENKKVEELSKGNQQKIQFIASVLHQPELLILDEPFSGLDPVNTDMLRKAVLDLQEAGTTIVFSSHQMRNVEELCEDLVMLKRGEVVLHGNLREIKRSYGMKNVIIHSDNHLRYLESIRGVISLEKTKDGAIVQVENEKVAEDLFYAIAEEGFVRKFELEEPSLHDIFVDKAGGDTDE, encoded by the coding sequence ATGACATTAATGATTGATAATGTAAAAAAGGAATTCGGTCAACATAAAGCGGTGGATGGTGTCACGCTAACGATAGAAAAAGGCAGTATGTTTGGCATGCTGGGGGCTAATGGAGCAGGAAAAACAACGACGTTTCGCATGATATTAGGGCTTTTGGATTCGACAGAAGGCTCTGTGACCTGGAAAGGGAGCCCCCTTTCATACAAGCGTACGAACGTCATTGGCTACCTTCCGGAGGAGAGAGGACTGTATCCAAAGCTAACGGTGAAAGAACAACTGCTCTATTTGATGAGATTAAAAGGGATGAAAAAACATGATATTATCAAGTCTCTGCGTGAGTGGCTGAGAAAGTTTGACATTGAAGAGTATGAGAATAAAAAGGTAGAGGAATTATCGAAAGGGAATCAGCAAAAAATCCAATTTATTGCGAGTGTCCTGCATCAACCCGAACTTTTGATTTTGGATGAACCATTTAGTGGTCTTGATCCGGTAAACACCGATATGCTGAGAAAAGCGGTGCTGGATCTCCAGGAAGCTGGCACAACGATCGTTTTTTCCAGCCACCAGATGAGAAATGTAGAAGAGCTGTGTGAAGATCTTGTTATGTTAAAACGTGGGGAAGTCGTGCTGCATGGGAATTTAAGAGAAATTAAGCGGTCTTATGGAATGAAAAATGTCATCATACATTCAGATAATCATTTACGGTATTTAGAATCCATTCGGGGAGTTATCAGTCTAGAAAAAACTAAAGATGGCGCAATCGTACAGGTAGAAAATGAGAAAGTTGCTGAAGATCTTTTTTATGCGATCGCAGAAGAAGGCTTTGTTCGTAAATTCGAATTAGAAGAGCCATCCTTGCACGATATATTTGTCGACAAAGCAGGAGGGGATACGGATGAGTAA
- a CDS encoding TetR/AcrR family transcriptional regulator, translated as MRKYNSKETKEKIIAVSTRLFIEKGFEKTSIQDISEALEMSKGAIYYHFKTKKDIIKAVREHKSNQVEETVEQWLHEIHAQSAKEKLTHLLEKDLADQKAHSLDHAFSTQMKSSDFIVSAMKDSVNKSAPIIANIIKEGNADGSITTKYPDECAESFVLLFNIWCDPVIFKCSEEQLERRLKFLQLMMKGMGVDIMNEQILQNSKRLLQELYSDVDRYDGS; from the coding sequence ATGAGAAAATATAATTCAAAAGAAACAAAAGAAAAAATTATTGCTGTTTCAACGCGGCTTTTTATTGAAAAAGGTTTTGAGAAAACAAGTATTCAGGATATTTCCGAGGCTCTTGAAATGTCCAAGGGAGCAATTTATTATCATTTCAAGACGAAGAAAGACATTATCAAAGCTGTTAGGGAACATAAATCAAATCAAGTGGAAGAAACAGTTGAACAATGGTTGCATGAAATTCATGCTCAGTCTGCAAAAGAAAAATTAACTCATCTGTTAGAAAAAGACTTGGCTGATCAGAAGGCACATTCTCTTGACCATGCATTTAGTACACAAATGAAAAGCTCAGATTTTATTGTGTCAGCCATGAAAGATTCTGTTAATAAAAGCGCACCGATTATTGCTAATATTATCAAAGAAGGAAATGCTGATGGGTCCATTACGACTAAATACCCGGATGAGTGTGCGGAATCATTTGTTTTATTGTTTAATATCTGGTGTGATCCAGTAATCTTCAAATGCAGTGAAGAACAGTTGGAACGGCGATTGAAATTTCTTCAATTAATGATGAAAGGAATGGGAGTGGATATTATGAATGAACAAATCCTTCAGAATTCCAAAAGGCTTCTGCAGGAACTATATTCAGACGTGGACAGATATGATGGATCGTAA